The Shewanella sp. NFH-SH190041 genome has a window encoding:
- a CDS encoding CaiB/BaiF CoA transferase family protein, whose amino-acid sequence MSQNRKPLDGIRVIDFTQLLPGPLCSQYLADMGAEVIKIEPPGRGDPVRGGPDNYAMLFMMINRNKRSFAVDLRSDTGQAQIRELLKSADVLIEGFRPGVMAKFGLDYQQLSKLNPALVYCSITGYGQAGPLAQQAGHDINYQALAGVLEQNGHADAAPATGNLPIADLAGGTLSAATGILAALFDASRSGQGRHVDIAMSDCLMALNVMATTSYQQQNNTPVPRGCDYLSGALACYQVYQTADERYLAVGAIEQKFWQAFCEAIKRPDLQAKGHLPGDAGRAVIADVAAVIAANPMSYWQPIFAQIDACTTPVLNVAQAIDHPHANARALSQTAQHPSGQTYRYYPCPIRMTDFTPTLTQHAPALGQDNDSILQGLNQSRSATDTGNSIRSESQ is encoded by the coding sequence ATGAGCCAAAACCGTAAACCCCTTGATGGCATTCGGGTCATCGATTTTACCCAGTTACTGCCCGGACCACTGTGTAGCCAATACCTTGCTGATATGGGTGCGGAAGTGATTAAGATTGAGCCCCCCGGTCGAGGCGACCCTGTAAGAGGTGGGCCAGATAATTACGCCATGCTGTTTATGATGATTAACCGCAACAAACGCTCATTTGCGGTGGATTTGCGCAGTGATACCGGCCAAGCACAGATCCGAGAATTACTGAAAAGCGCCGATGTGTTGATTGAAGGTTTTCGCCCCGGGGTAATGGCGAAATTTGGGTTAGACTACCAACAGCTAAGCAAGCTGAATCCCGCATTAGTCTATTGCTCTATCACCGGATATGGCCAAGCAGGGCCACTGGCACAACAGGCGGGACATGATATTAACTATCAAGCACTTGCTGGGGTGCTAGAACAAAACGGCCATGCCGATGCGGCGCCTGCCACAGGCAACCTGCCCATTGCAGATCTAGCAGGCGGCACACTTTCTGCGGCCACCGGCATTTTGGCAGCGCTATTTGATGCCAGTCGCAGTGGTCAAGGCCGCCATGTGGATATCGCCATGAGTGACTGCCTTATGGCATTAAATGTAATGGCGACCACCTCTTATCAGCAGCAAAACAATACCCCGGTGCCACGTGGATGTGATTACCTTTCCGGCGCACTGGCCTGTTATCAGGTGTACCAAACCGCAGATGAGCGCTATCTGGCAGTGGGCGCCATTGAACAAAAATTTTGGCAAGCCTTTTGTGAGGCGATCAAACGCCCGGACTTACAGGCCAAAGGCCACCTACCCGGTGATGCCGGGCGCGCGGTTATCGCTGATGTTGCCGCCGTCATCGCCGCCAACCCCATGTCCTACTGGCAACCAATTTTCGCCCAAATTGATGCCTGCACCACGCCGGTGCTGAATGTCGCGCAAGCCATTGACCACCCCCATGCAAACGCCAGAGCGCTGAGCCAAACGGCTCAGCACCCCAGTGGGCAAACCTATCGCTATTATCCCTGCCCGATCCGCATGACAGATTTCACCCCGACACTCACCCAGCATGCCCCGGCACTGGGACAGGATAATGACAGCATTTTACAGGGACTGAATCAGTCACGCAGCGCCACTGACACGGGCAACAGCATCCGTAGTGAATCGCAGTAA
- a CDS encoding acyl-CoA dehydrogenase family protein — protein MNFDFTAEQYELKQSLRRFMQQQSPLTVARQVLEQQSSHSSELWQGLTELGVTGIMLPSSAGGYGLGAAELCIAAEEAGRQLAPAPLFSTCYLATQALLLGSDAQQQQHWLGKINAGSIATLAAPLDCTLDHHPTQCEDALTNLPVFDGHSLSGTCSLVTDAAAAEFVLVLAQKAQGLHDSQGNSQNDKQPLIWLLVPNIAANHVSISTQETLNPVKPCGQLTFNASHAEPLNGSLAQAPLTLLQRLRYRAAILTAFEQLGSADAVTEMAVEYAKTRRTFGRAIGSYQGIKHKLTDMYTLNQMARVHCYFGAWALELDSRSGEQSAAELAIAAASARVATTRALNFAAQEAIQVHGGMGYTWELDCQLFYRTARHQALILGTEDDWSAIIADQLELQMAPTSAA, from the coding sequence ATGAATTTTGACTTTACCGCCGAGCAATATGAACTGAAACAATCACTGCGCCGCTTTATGCAGCAGCAATCCCCCCTTACAGTGGCAAGACAGGTATTAGAGCAACAATCCAGCCACAGTAGCGAGCTCTGGCAAGGGCTGACTGAGCTTGGCGTCACCGGCATTATGCTGCCATCCTCCGCCGGGGGGTATGGACTGGGCGCGGCTGAATTGTGTATTGCAGCAGAGGAAGCGGGCAGACAACTGGCCCCTGCGCCACTGTTCTCCACCTGTTATTTAGCCACACAGGCATTATTGCTGGGCAGCGATGCCCAGCAACAGCAACATTGGCTGGGAAAAATCAATGCTGGCAGTATCGCCACCCTCGCCGCGCCGCTGGACTGCACGCTGGATCATCATCCAACACAATGTGAAGATGCGCTCACAAACTTGCCGGTCTTTGACGGCCACAGTCTCAGTGGCACTTGTTCACTGGTCACTGATGCTGCTGCGGCGGAGTTTGTCTTGGTTCTGGCCCAAAAAGCACAGGGGCTGCACGACAGTCAGGGCAATAGCCAAAACGATAAGCAACCACTGATTTGGCTGCTGGTGCCCAATATTGCGGCTAATCACGTCAGTATCAGCACACAAGAGACCCTCAATCCGGTTAAGCCCTGTGGCCAGTTAACCTTTAATGCCAGCCATGCCGAGCCCCTCAATGGCAGTTTGGCGCAAGCCCCGCTGACATTACTGCAAAGATTACGCTACCGGGCGGCGATATTAACCGCCTTTGAGCAGCTTGGCAGTGCCGATGCCGTGACCGAGATGGCCGTAGAGTATGCCAAAACCCGCCGCACCTTTGGCCGGGCCATTGGCTCTTACCAAGGGATCAAACACAAGCTCACCGATATGTATACCCTGAACCAAATGGCGCGCGTGCACTGTTATTTTGGTGCGTGGGCGCTGGAGCTTGATAGCCGCAGCGGTGAGCAAAGTGCAGCGGAACTGGCCATTGCTGCAGCCAGTGCCAGGGTTGCCACTACTCGGGCACTGAATTTTGCCGCGCAAGAGGCCATTCAAGTGCATGGCGGCATGGGGTACACCTGGGAGCTCGATTGCCAACTGTTTTACCGCACCGCCCGTCATCAAGCACTGATCTTAGGCACAGAAGATGACTGGTCGGCCATCATTGCTGATCAGCTTGAATTGCAGATGGCACCAACCAGCGCCGCCTAA
- a CDS encoding acyl-CoA dehydrogenase family protein, with protein sequence MDFNDSAAEAAFRHQCRQWLTENATTKQRPDDVFGSDLSQTALLSQARAWQRKKAAAGFGAITWPTAFGGMGGTPVQEVIYRQEEAAFNVPTGIFNVSLGMVIPSLFVHGSEAIIRQHVEPALHGDSLWCQLLSEPGAGSDLGMVRTRAERVTDGRDGWLLNGQKVWTTLAQFADYGLVLARTDPQQGKFAGMTSFYIDMRSPGVQVRPIRQANGEAEFNEVFFNNVFIPDSQRIGAEGGGWKVTLTGLMNERLSIGGVMPPKLWQSAADLMLRSPGKHGHHTAMQDSRNRQKLSDLYLNAQGLWLLQCRGLTALGQGKEPGAELSIAKIVAARTLQDFAYFAMDLQGARGLLDAKAQAPGWELVQRLWFGSAGMRIAGGTDEIVKNNVGERILGLPPEPRTDKGKSFRELLDEGHSS encoded by the coding sequence ATGGACTTTAATGATTCAGCGGCAGAAGCAGCATTTCGCCACCAGTGTCGGCAATGGCTGACAGAAAATGCCACCACCAAACAGCGCCCGGATGATGTATTCGGCAGTGATCTCAGCCAAACAGCACTTCTCAGCCAAGCGCGGGCTTGGCAACGCAAAAAAGCCGCGGCAGGATTTGGTGCCATCACCTGGCCAACAGCATTTGGTGGTATGGGCGGCACACCGGTACAAGAGGTGATTTACCGCCAAGAAGAAGCCGCCTTTAACGTGCCCACAGGTATTTTTAATGTCAGCCTTGGCATGGTGATCCCCTCACTGTTTGTCCACGGCAGTGAAGCCATTATTCGCCAACATGTTGAGCCCGCCTTGCACGGCGATAGCCTCTGGTGCCAGTTACTGTCGGAGCCGGGTGCGGGCTCTGATCTGGGCATGGTACGAACCCGGGCAGAAAGAGTCACCGACGGGCGGGATGGCTGGCTGCTCAATGGTCAGAAGGTCTGGACGACCCTAGCCCAGTTTGCTGATTACGGCTTGGTACTGGCGCGAACCGATCCCCAACAAGGTAAATTTGCGGGGATGACCAGCTTTTATATTGATATGCGCAGCCCGGGCGTCCAGGTGCGCCCTATCCGGCAAGCCAATGGTGAGGCGGAATTTAATGAGGTGTTTTTCAATAATGTCTTTATTCCCGACAGCCAACGTATCGGCGCAGAAGGTGGCGGCTGGAAAGTCACGCTCACCGGGTTGATGAATGAACGCCTCAGTATTGGCGGGGTGATGCCACCCAAGCTTTGGCAAAGCGCCGCAGATTTGATGCTACGCAGTCCCGGTAAACATGGTCATCACACAGCCATGCAGGACAGTCGCAACCGACAAAAATTAAGCGATCTTTACCTTAATGCTCAAGGGCTGTGGTTATTGCAATGCCGCGGGCTCACAGCCCTAGGCCAAGGCAAAGAGCCGGGCGCTGAGTTATCGATTGCCAAAATTGTCGCGGCCCGCACCCTACAAGACTTTGCCTACTTTGCCATGGATTTACAGGGCGCGCGGGGACTGCTGGATGCCAAAGCACAAGCACCGGGCTGGGAACTGGTGCAACGCTTATGGTTCGGCAGCGCGGGGATGCGAATCGCTGGCGGCACAGATGAGATCGTGAAAAATAATGTCGGCGAGCGGATTTTAGGGCTGCCACCTGAGCCCAGAACCGATAAAGGAAAAAGCTTCCGTGAGTTATTGGATGAGGGGCACAGCAGCTAG
- a CDS encoding GntP family permease: MTGGARVLADTLIDKFGRDRAPFALGVASLLFGFPIFFDAGLIVMMPILFSVAKQLGGSTIKYALPVAGAFAVMHAFVPPHPGPVAASELLGANIGLLTIIGLLVAIPTWYLGAYLYGQWAGKKFVLPLPEAFLSTQQIIDNDKRPGFWTVMGILLLPLVLIFMDTGLSTLSVMGLVDPNQPWVDVLKMLGKTPVALLITLLVCLMIFARDYGREKLEKLCGDSLAPICAVILVTGAGGMFGGVLRSSGIGDALAALLADTGMPVILAAFLIATALRVAQGSATVSLTTAAALIAPTVAATQGLSQFDLCFIVIAIASGATVLSHFNDSGFWLVGRLLEMDEKTTLKTWTVMETLLGVIAFIIVASLSLVL; this comes from the coding sequence GTGACCGGCGGTGCCCGGGTATTGGCCGATACCCTGATTGATAAATTTGGTCGGGATAGAGCGCCGTTTGCCCTTGGGGTGGCCTCGTTACTATTTGGTTTCCCGATTTTCTTTGATGCCGGCTTAATTGTGATGATGCCGATCCTGTTCAGTGTGGCCAAGCAACTGGGCGGCTCCACTATCAAATATGCGCTGCCGGTAGCTGGTGCCTTTGCGGTGATGCACGCGTTTGTGCCACCTCATCCAGGCCCTGTGGCGGCCAGTGAATTGCTGGGCGCTAATATCGGGTTATTGACCATTATTGGTTTGCTGGTGGCGATTCCTACCTGGTACTTAGGGGCGTATCTGTACGGGCAATGGGCGGGCAAAAAATTTGTTCTGCCACTGCCAGAGGCCTTCTTATCGACCCAACAGATTATTGATAATGACAAACGGCCCGGCTTCTGGACTGTGATGGGTATTTTGCTGCTGCCGTTGGTGCTGATCTTTATGGATACCGGGCTTTCAACCTTATCTGTGATGGGGCTGGTGGACCCGAACCAACCTTGGGTTGATGTGCTGAAAATGCTGGGCAAAACCCCGGTAGCACTGCTGATCACCCTGTTGGTGTGCTTGATGATTTTTGCCCGGGATTATGGTCGGGAAAAGCTGGAAAAACTCTGCGGTGATTCATTGGCACCTATCTGTGCGGTGATTCTGGTTACCGGGGCCGGTGGTATGTTTGGTGGTGTGCTGCGCTCCAGTGGTATCGGTGATGCGTTGGCTGCATTACTGGCGGATACCGGCATGCCGGTTATTCTGGCGGCCTTTTTGATAGCCACGGCACTGCGGGTTGCCCAGGGCTCTGCCACCGTATCCTTGACCACGGCTGCGGCATTGATTGCACCAACGGTTGCTGCTACTCAGGGGCTGAGTCAGTTTGATCTCTGCTTTATCGTTATCGCCATCGCTTCCGGGGCGACTGTGTTGTCCCACTTCAATGACTCTGGTTTCTGGCTGGTTGGCCGCTTACTGGAGATGGATGAGAAGACCACATTGAAAACATGGACAGTAATGGAAACCTTACTAGGGGTAATTGCTTTTATCATCGTCGCTTCTCTTAGTCTGGTGCTATAA
- a CDS encoding gluconokinase: MSGKCIIVMGVCASGKTTIGERLAQRLHAKFIDGDDLHPKANILKMARGEPLNDVDRQPWLERIRDAAFSIEYKGEIGVIVCSALKKQYRDKIREGNQHVQFLYLDGSYELILSRMRDRQGHFMKEAMVNSQFATLEVPNNEDNVASVSIDAPIDTVVDNAFEALMQLDKPQA; encoded by the coding sequence ATGAGCGGAAAATGCATTATCGTCATGGGTGTCTGCGCCAGCGGCAAAACCACTATCGGTGAGCGGCTTGCCCAGCGGCTGCACGCCAAATTTATTGATGGCGATGATTTACACCCGAAAGCGAATATCCTGAAAATGGCTCGGGGGGAGCCACTCAATGATGTGGACCGGCAGCCTTGGCTGGAGCGGATCCGAGATGCTGCGTTTAGCATTGAATATAAAGGTGAAATCGGGGTAATTGTCTGCTCTGCGCTGAAAAAACAGTATCGGGATAAAATCCGTGAGGGTAACCAGCATGTGCAGTTTCTTTATCTCGATGGCAGCTATGAACTGATCCTGTCGCGGATGCGTGACCGCCAAGGTCATTTTATGAAAGAAGCCATGGTAAACAGCCAGTTTGCCACGCTGGAAGTGCCTAACAATGAAGATAATGTGGCGAGCGTCTCCATTGATGCGCCCATTGATACCGTGGTCGACAATGCCTTTGAAGCACTGATGCAATTAGACAAGCCGCAAGCATAA
- a CDS encoding substrate-binding domain-containing protein — protein MTGKKRRPTLDDIAARVNVTKMTVSRYLRQPESVAESTRVKIEAVIRELGYIPSRVPNMLSKAKSRAIGVVLPSLSNQVFAALVQGIESVTQAAGYEVLLVHYGYNPAEEERKIATLLSYHVDGLILTETSHTAQCLKMIKSAGVPVVETMDLPQQPIDFVVGLDHQQAAFTLVNQMIASGKKHIVYLGARLDKRTQLRMDGYQQAMMAAGLTPHAIMTDAHSGFANGAELFDQAMDAIPQLDGIFCTNDDIAAGAFIRCQSRGLAIPQQIAIAGYNALDIGKALRPQLTSVQTPRFAIGQTAARLLIDKLNGVPVSHQPVDLGFSIFNGGSI, from the coding sequence ATGACAGGAAAAAAACGGCGCCCAACGCTGGATGATATTGCCGCCAGAGTCAATGTAACCAAAATGACGGTCAGCCGTTATTTGCGCCAACCTGAGTCGGTGGCGGAATCCACTCGGGTTAAAATTGAAGCCGTGATCCGGGAACTGGGCTATATCCCCAGCCGGGTGCCAAATATGCTCTCCAAGGCCAAAAGCCGCGCTATCGGGGTTGTGCTGCCTTCCCTGTCAAATCAGGTATTTGCAGCTTTGGTGCAAGGAATTGAATCTGTCACGCAGGCGGCAGGCTATGAAGTATTGCTGGTGCATTATGGTTACAATCCAGCGGAGGAAGAGCGCAAGATTGCGACCTTGCTGTCTTACCATGTTGATGGGCTTATCCTGACGGAAACCAGCCATACAGCACAATGCCTGAAAATGATTAAATCTGCCGGGGTTCCTGTAGTCGAAACCATGGATTTGCCCCAACAGCCGATTGATTTTGTCGTTGGGTTAGATCACCAACAGGCTGCATTTACCCTGGTAAACCAAATGATTGCCAGCGGCAAAAAGCACATTGTCTATCTGGGGGCAAGGCTAGATAAACGCACCCAACTTCGGATGGACGGTTATCAACAGGCCATGATGGCTGCTGGGCTGACTCCCCATGCCATTATGACAGATGCCCACTCCGGCTTTGCCAATGGGGCCGAGTTATTTGATCAGGCAATGGATGCCATACCGCAGCTAGATGGTATTTTTTGTACCAATGATGATATTGCCGCCGGGGCATTTATCCGCTGTCAGTCCCGAGGGCTCGCGATCCCACAGCAAATTGCCATTGCCGGCTACAATGCGCTGGATATCGGTAAAGCACTGCGACCACAGTTAACCAGTGTTCAAACACCCAGATTTGCTATCGGCCAAACCGCCGCAAGGCTATTAATAGATAAACTTAATGGGGTGCCGGTTTCCCACCAGCCCGTTGACCTTGGCTTTAGCATCTTCAATGGCGGTAGTATTTGA
- a CDS encoding DUF4303 domain-containing protein gives MKLIDKNELVNSLYESAIPCLESFFKEHEGECFFGFAVEILAEEGYFHIGANSLESFQLTIDSYSQSGESMESIMGEEIKWNNQEWEYFNLNYDSDIWENLWNPTLTKIDAYKKYIRTLGDQEWEKAQEDFSSDFEAAGREAFNKIISSGILDKVKKTQDFRAFVFEHHEVF, from the coding sequence ATGAAACTCATAGATAAGAATGAATTAGTTAACTCACTATACGAATCTGCAATTCCCTGCTTAGAAAGCTTCTTTAAAGAACATGAAGGTGAGTGCTTTTTTGGCTTTGCAGTTGAGATACTTGCTGAAGAGGGGTACTTTCATATAGGGGCTAACTCACTTGAATCATTTCAACTAACAATTGATTCATATTCTCAATCTGGAGAATCAATGGAATCGATCATGGGTGAAGAGATCAAGTGGAACAATCAAGAGTGGGAATATTTTAATCTAAATTACGATAGCGATATTTGGGAAAACTTGTGGAATCCTACGCTAACTAAAATTGATGCGTATAAGAAATACATACGAACGTTAGGCGATCAAGAGTGGGAAAAAGCACAAGAGGACTTTTCTAGTGATTTTGAGGCAGCAGGAAGAGAGGCTTTTAATAAAATAATCTCTTCTGGCATTCTAGACAAAGTCAAAAAAACACAAGACTTTCGAGCTTTCGTATTCGAGCATCATGAAGTATTTTAG